Proteins encoded by one window of Manihot esculenta cultivar AM560-2 chromosome 10, M.esculenta_v8, whole genome shotgun sequence:
- the LOC110624530 gene encoding uncharacterized protein LOC110624530 translates to MKGYSKIKIFNPTSAKSRSIDLSYPLTSSELKKANSQTDTDSKPQEKITSQLQNFNYTNTKPTTTITNTATANENLQDSLSWLQDEEGYKESSKLGRNSSVSSASGFQSAVKKAFSMRRSSSVSESYCRIHDQSSGFPSPTHDDEDDGSPTRSVKKKNSRSRILRACKKLVGL, encoded by the coding sequence ATGAAAGGCTATTCCAAGATCAAAATCTTTAATCCCACCTCTGCCAAATCAAGATCCATAGATCTCTCATATCCTTTAACTTCTTCTGAACTCAAAAAAGCCAATTCCCAAACAGACACAGACTCGAAACCCCAAGAAAAAATCACCAGCCAGCTGCAGAACTTCAACTACACTAATACTAAACCCACCACCACCATCACCAACACCGCCACCGCCAACGAAAACCTCCAGGATTCACTTTCATGGCTACAAGACGAAGAGGGTTATAAAGAAAGTTCTAAGCTGGGGAGGAACTCTTCAGTTTCTTCAGCTTCTGGTTTTCAGTCTGCTGTTAAGAAAGCTTTCTCCATGAGAAGATCTTCCTCAGTTTCTGAGAGCTATTGTAGGATCCATGACCAATCTTCGGGGTTTCCTTCACCAACGcatgatgatgaagatgatggTTCACCAACTAGATCTGTGAAGAAAAAGAACAGCAGAAGCAGAATCCTTAGAGCTTGTAAGAAACTTGTTGGACTCTAG
- the LOC110624511 gene encoding uncharacterized protein LOC110624511, translating into MDNEAVASGGAGSGGGANEVGPVSGVLSPKSRMKFLCSYGGKILPISADGHLKYVGGETRFVAVPRDITFSELMKKLSSEFEADMVLKYQVIPEDFDVLVSVRTNEDVKHMFDEYDRHGSEATAKLRAFLFPSNPVILENQNIPADPRVIEQCYIDALNNTVRSFSNLRLPHINANHPSFSISACTSPRGTSPDNIAVDAVPHEPTLMNSCHNRNTRLRMHKVHSSPSLYNLNALHHQTNNHRQHHHQYYQHHQQHHLHGYQSSRLAHEPHCLTPSSSHGCPETGRAPVTPLKKYYSNVHNVGSGNSSKHGNHDDHSPYGCRTTERLESHPTSPKNKILE; encoded by the exons ATGGATAATGAAGCTGTCGCTAGTGGTGGTGCCGGCAGCGGCGGAGGTGCTAATGAGGTTGGACCAGTATCTGGGGTATTGTCGCCGAAGAGTAGGATGAAGTTCTTGTGTAGTTATGGCGGGAAAATCTTGCCGATATCCGCCGATGGCCACCTAAAGTATGTTGGCGGCGAGACGCGTTTCGTTGCGGTTCCTAGAGATATTACCTTCTCAG AGTTGATGAAGAAGCTTAGTTCGGAATTCGAAGCGGATATGGTCCTGAAGTACCAGGTAATACCTGAAGATTTTGATGTGTTGGTCTCTGTTCGAACTAATGAGGATGTGAAACACATGTTTGATGAATATGATCGCCACGGAAGTGAAGCAACTGCAAAGCTTCGAGCTTTCCTTTTCCCTTCCAATCCTGTCATACTTGAGAACCAAAATATCCCTGCAGATCCTCGAGTAATTGAACAATGTTATATCGATGCCCTCAATAATACAGTTCGTTCATTTTCCAATTTGAGGCTTCCCCATATCAATGCAAATCACCCCAGCTTTAGCATTTCTGCTTGCACTTCTCCGAGAGGCACTTCCCCCGACAATATTGCTGTTGATGCTGTGCCCCATGAACCCACTCTCATGAATAGCTGCCATAATCGTAATACTCGACTACGTATGCATAAAGTACATAGCTCTCCAAGTCTCTACAATCTCAATGCCCTTCACCACCAAACCAACAACCACAGACAGCACCATCATCAATATTATCAACACCACCAGCAACACCATCTGCATGGCTATCAATCTTCGAGACTGGCTCATGAACCTCACTGTCTGACTCCATCTTCCTCACATGGATGCCCTGAAACTGGAAGGGCTCCTGTTACTCCCCTAAAAAAGTACTACTCAAATGTACATAATGTGGGGAGTGGAAACTCCAGCAAACATGGGAACCATGATGATCACTCGCCGTATGGGTGTAGGACTACCGAGAGATTGGAAAGTCATCCAACAAGTCCGAAGAATAAAATTCTGGAGTAG
- the LOC110624825 gene encoding phosphatidylserine decarboxylase proenzyme 2 — MGHGSSKSLPEVEEASHLSRLKQKLHIHGHHHHRFRRIFRRSHGKGSVSGAYCLKLLTAEDFAGIALISLISAEMKFKDKWFACVSLGEKTFRTEISDHTENPVWNSEKKLLLERNGPHVARISVFETNRISKNNLIGYCEIDLLEFLTRDLDSDFEVFELFDPSSSGIIVGKISISCSVEDPIETEKSFARRILSIMDYNEDGQLSFSEFSDLIKAFGNQVAANKKEELFKAADKNGDGVVSMDELADLLAIQQEKEPLITCCPVCGEIVEVSDRLNTVVHLSLCFDEGTGNQIMTGGFLTDKQASYGWIFKLSEWAHFSKYDVGLNSGSSASHILVFDRRTKRLVEELIDGKIVMSMRTIYQSKIGLRLIDKGAKELLISISEKQGRKMNSVESAKDIPKFIEFFKDQINLDEVKYPLEHFETFNEFFIRELKPGARPIAFMERDDIAVCAADCRLMAFKNIEDSLRFWIKGQKFSIQGLLGKEINSSTFINGSLVIFRLAPQDYHRFHVPVSGTIEKFVNIPGNLYTVNPIAVNSKYCNVFTENKRVVSIISTTEFGKVAFVAIGATMVGSITFSKKEGDYVKKGDEFGYFSFGGSTVICVFEKGAIQIDEDLLANSSRSLETLVSVGMKLGNSHKVTTV; from the exons ATGGGTCATGGAagctccaaatctcttccagaGGTAGAGGAAGCCTCACATCTTTCTAGACTGAAGCAGAAGCTTCACATCCACGGTCACCATCACCATCGTTTCCGTCGCATTTTCCGTCGTTCTCATGGAAAAGGCTCTGTTTCTGGTGCTTATTGTCTCAAACTCCTCACTGCTGAGGATTTTGCTGGAATTGCTCTCATTTCTCTCATTAGC GCGGAGATGAAGTTTAAAGACAAGTGGTTTGCTTGCGTTTCACTTGGAGAGAAGACTTTCCGCACAGAGATTTCTGATCA CACGGAAAATCCTGTTTGGAACTCA GAAAAGAAACTTCTTTTGGAAAGAAATGGGCCTCATGTTGCTAGGATCTCCGTATTTGAG ACCAATAGAATATCGAAGAACAATCTCATAGGCTATTGTGAGATTGATCTGCTTGAATTTCTAACACGG GATTTGGATTCTGACTTTGAGGTCTTTGAACTTTTTGATCCTTCTTCATCTGGCATAATTGTTGGCAAAATTTCTATTTCATGTTCTGTTGAG GATCCAATTGAAACAGAGAAAAGCTTTGCAAGGCGCATCTTGTCAATCATG GATTATAATGAAGATGGGCAGCTTTCATTCTCTGAGTTCTCTGATTTGATCAAAGCTTTTGGCAATCAAGTGGCAGCTAACAAG AAAGAGGAGCTTTTTAAAGCTGCTGACAAGAATGGGGATGGTGTTGTGAGCATGGATGAGTTGGCTGACCTTCTTGCTATTCAACAAGAAAA AGAGCCTCTCATTACTTGTTGCCCTGTTTGTGGTGAGATTGTTGAAGTTTCTGATAGGCTAAACACAGTTGTTCATTTGAGTCTCTGTTTCGATGAAGGGACTGGAAACCAAATTATGACTGGAGGATTTCTGACTGATAAACAGGCTTCATATGG TTGGATTTTTAAACTAAGTGAATGGGCACACTTTTCGAAATATGATGTTGGTTTGAACTCTGGGTCCAGTGCTTCGCATATTCTG GTATTTGATCGGAGGACAAAGAGACTGGTGGAGGAGTTAATTGATGGAAAGATTGTAATGTCAATGAGAACAATATACCAATCAAAAATAGGGCTTCGTCTTATAGACAAAG GTGCTAAAGAACTTTTGATTAGCATTTCTGAGAAGCAAGGAAGGAAAATGAATTCTGTTGAATCTGCAAAAGACATTCCAAAATTTATTGAGTTCTTTAAG GATCAAATCAATCTGGATGAAGTTAAGTATCCTTTGGAACATTTTGAG ACATTCAATGAGTTTTTCATAAGGGAGTTGAAGCCTGGTGCAAGACCAATTGCTTTCATGGAACGAGATGACATTGCTGTTTGTGCAGCTGATTGCCGTCTGATggcatttaaaaatatagaagatAGCTTAAGATTTTGGATCAAG GGCCAGAAATTTTCTATTCAAGGCCTTTTGGGAAAGGAAATAAATTCTAGTACTTTCATCAATGGATCGTTGGTCATTTTTCGATTGGCACCACAG GATTATCACCGTTTTCATGTACCAGTTTCTGGAACCATTGAGAAGTTTGTAAATATCCCTGGAAATTTATACACA GTTAATCCTATCGCTGTCAATAGCAAGTATTGTAATGTTTTCACAGAGAATAAGCGAGTTGTATCAATCATTTCTACCACAGAATTCGGAAAG GTGGCATTTGTTGCAATCGGAGCAACAATGGTTGGCAGCATTACCTTTTCGAAAAAGGAAGGAGACTATGTCAAGAAAGGAGACGAG TTCGGATATTTTTCATTCGGAGGAAGTACAGTGATTTGTGTCTTTGAAAAG GGTGCAATTCAGATTGATGAAGATCTCCTGGCCAACAGTTCCAGGTCACTGGAAACCTTGGTTTCTGTTGGAATGAAATTGGGTAATTCCCACAAGGTAACAACAGTCTAG
- the LOC110624431 gene encoding heat shock 70 kDa protein 6, chloroplastic yields MASSTAQIHVLGGIGFSSSSSRKPNFSFSPKTVFFGQNVRSQTAAFLRHSSTTRRRYSNGPLRVVNEKVVGIDLGTTNSAVAAMEGGKPTIVTNAEGQRTTPSVVAYTKNGDRLVGQIAKRQAVVNPENTFFSVKRFIGRKMSEVDDESKQVSYKVVRDENGNVKLDCPAIGKQFAAEEISAQVLRKLVDDASKFLNDKVTKAVVTVPAYFNDSQRTATKDAGRIAGLDVLRIINEPTAASLAYGFEKKNNETILVFDLGGGTFDVSVLEVGDGVFEVLSTSGDTHLGGDDFDKRIVDWLASNFKRDEGIDLLKDKQALQRLTETAEKAKMELSSLTQANISLPFITATADGPKHIETTLTRAKFEELCSDLLDRLKTPVENSLRDAKLSFKDLDEVILVGGSTRIPAVQELVKKLTGKDPNVTVNPDEVVALGAAVQAGVLSGDVSDIVLLDVTPLSLGLETLGGVMTKIIPRNTTLPTSKSEVFSTAADGQTSVEINVLQGEREFVRDNKSLGSFRLDGIPPAPRGVPQIEVKFDIDANGILSVAAVDKGTGKKQDITITGASTLPSDEVEKMVKEAEKFAKEDKEKRDAIDTKNQADSVVYQTEKQLKELGDKVPAPVKEKVEAKLKELKDAISDGSTQGIKDAMAALNQEVMQLGQSLYNQPGAGGEGAGPAPGSEAGPSDSSNKGPDGDVIDADFTDSK; encoded by the exons ATGGCTTCCTCAACAGCTCAGATTCACGTTTTAGGTGGAATTGGGTTCTCTTCGTCTTCATCGAGAAAacctaatttttctttttcacctAAGACAGTTTTCTTTGGTCAAAATGTAAGGTCGCAAACGGCGGCGTTTCTGAGACACAGTAGCACGACGAGGAGAAGGTACAGCAATGGCCCTTTGAGGGTAGTGAATGAGAAGGTTGTGGGAATTGATCTGGGTACCACCAATTCTGCAGTTGCTGCAATGGAGGGAGGGAAGCCGACGATTGTGACGAACGCGGAGGGTCAGAGGACTACACCGTCGGTTGTGGCGTACACAAAGAATGGGGATAGGCTTGTGGGGCAGATTGCGAAGCGGCAGGCGGTGGTGAACCCTGAGAATACTTTCTTCTCTGTGAAGAGGTTTATTGGGAGGAAGATGTCGGAGGTAGATGATGAATCGAAGCAGGTTTCATATAAAGTAGTGAGGGATGAGAATGGAAATGTTAAGTTGGATTGCCCTGCAATTGGCAAGCAGTTTGCTGCTGAGGAGATTTCTGCTCAG GTTTTGAGGAAGCTTGTAGATGATGCCTCAAAGTTTTTGAATGATAAAGTGACTAAAGCTGTGGTCACAGTGCCTGCATACTTCAATGATTCCCAAAGGACAGCAACAAAAGATGCTGGCCGAATTGCTGGGCTGGATGTTCTTCGAATAATCAATGAACCTACCGCTGCTTCATTGGCATATGGATTTGAAAAGAAGAACAATGAAACCATCCTAGTATTCGACCTTGGTGGTGGCACTTTTGATGTTTCAG TGCTTGAGGTTGGTGATGGAGTTTTCGAAGTGCTCTCTACTTCAGGAGATACACATTTGGGTGGTGATGACTTTGATAAG AGAATTGTTGATTGGCTTGCTAGCAACTTTAAGAGAGATGAAGGTATTGATCTTTTGAAGGACAAACAAGCACTTCAGCGATTGACTGAGACAGCTGAGAAGGCTAAAATGGAGCTGTCATCATTGACTCAGGCAAACATCAG TTTGCCATTCATCACTGCTACTGCTGATGGACCCAAGCACATTGAGACCACACTTACAAGAGCCAAGTTTGAGGAGTTGTGTTCGGATTTGCTTGACCG GCTTAAAACACCAGTTGAGAATTCTTTAAGGGATGCAAAACTCTCCTTTAAAGACCTCGACGAGGTGATACTTGTTGGTGGATCAACACGAATTCCAGCTGTACAGGAACTTGTAAAGAAACTGACAGGGAAGGACCCAAATGTCACTGTCAATCCAGATGAAGTAGTTGCCCTTGGTGCTGCAGTTCAG GCTGGTGTTTTGTCTGGAGATGTCAGTGATATTGTGCTGTTGGATGTGACACCATTGTCACTAGGTCTGGAGACTCTTGGAGGGGTAATGACAAAAATTATCCCCAGAAACACTACTTTGCCCACATCCAAATCCGAGGTGTTCTCAACTGCTGCAGATGGACAGACAAGTGTTGAGATTAATGTCCTTCAGGGCGAGAGAGAGTTTGTCAGGGACAACAAATCCTTGGGAAGCTTCCGCCTTGACGGTATTCCGCCAGCGCCGCGTGGAGTTCCTCAAATTGAAGTTAAATTTGACATTGATGCCAATGGCATTCTCTCTGTCGCTGCAGTCGATAAAGGTACAGGGAAGAAGCAAGACATCACAATTACTGGTGCTAGCACCTTACCCAGTGATGAG GTTGAGAAGATGGTTAAGGAAGCTGAGAAATTTGCAAAGGAGGACAAGGAGAAGAGAGATGCCATCGACACAAAGAACCAAGCAGATTCCGTTGTCTACCAGACTGAGAAGCAGCTGAAGGAACTAGGAGACAAGGTTCCAGCCCCTGTGAAAGAAAAGGTTGAGGCAAAACTCAAGGAGCTCAAGGATGCAATATCTGATGGGTCAACACAAGGGATAAAAGATGCCATGGCTGCCCTTAACCAAGAAGTCATGCAACTTGGCCAGTCCCTTTACAACCAACCAGGCGCAGGTGGTGAAGGTGCTGGTCCTGCGCCTGGCAGTGAAGCTGGACCTTCAGATTCATCAAACAAGGGACCTGATGGAGATGTTATTGATGCAGACTTCACTGACAGTAAGTGA